The DNA region CaatgtacaaatatcaaaattgcaattatactataacatatgtatatatataagcttCACATTTAAACACaagattctttattatatttttttaataccaatattttaataattataacaagggttttttaacaagagatgtataacattgtatacaaattttcaaaaacctATAGATAATTTCAGTTATGCTCTTGCATCATTAATTGTTGATGGAACTCTTACCTCAATTCCATCTAGTTCCTTAGACATTACTATTTGACAGCTTAGCCGTGacctgaaattaaatattatataactgaatatgtcaataaatatatttattgctatacaaattaatactaatacacaataagatttctatttatccatTTGAAAATCAACATTGTAAATATGCTAATTCCAACATAGATTTGTAATGATTATAgggtcataaataaaaaactatgaaaatttattataatttcagtttCGTAGTATTCAGAGATAgcgatttgaaattctacattGAGATGCAGATTTCGAAATACCCAATACTAACctgtttttacataaatttaaatagaaaaattcactttataaaatattaaaaggtaatagaattaataatgtgAATGATTTGATACTGATTATTATGAACTAACGTATCTGTTAATTCATATGCTAAATCCAACATGTCTAATTCTTCATCTGTTGGTTTGTCAGGAAGTGCATCATAAacttctttcgaaaatattaaatggcACGTACTACAAGTTAATGTTCCTTCACAAGCAcctatatcaattatattttaagattacaacatacttatataataaagtaccaaatgttaaaaataataagaatattaaacttgataaaaatgaaaattttcaaatattttctacctcaaaattatttattttaaattaagtaaattatgcttctttaaaacataccatatccacctaaatcaatttcattatttactacTATGTCTAATATAGTATCTCCAACTTTCCCTTTTGCTTTGATTCTCTCTCCACTTGCTTTAACAAACGTTATATTTactctgaaaataatatttatgaaagataaaaattatctcaatataattattttctttattttttgtgtttcttcaattaatcttctcttaattataccttaattatatgtatcacttatgataatagaaataatttaaaaataagatatacttgtcttaataatacataaataaaattcgtatatcatatatttataacagtgttatatttttagttgttcactgtcaatgttgttcttattaatactattctattaatactatgttatttttctagatgttatactcctacaaagagaaaaatttcttagacattattattagcattattattttgacaccaattttatattggaaggcaagtactgaaattctattaaaaaaagaaggaaagcacaagaaaatttgtatcactTACTCTTGTTTTTCTGAAAGTGGTTGCGTGGTCGATATTCCTCTTGTTGCCTGCAAAAAGGGCAACGTTGTGTTGcttgtatattttgaataatttgatgcaataccgagaattgatctcgaaaatttttgtaattgatttaCTAACGCCATTCCACTGTCATAAATATCATGAGTATGGGACACCCTGACCGAACACCAGATAAGTATTGCggaaaatatcaattgtaGATCAATTGTACTTTGTACAAAAACTTCCACGGCATTCTTCGGCTGCTATACTGGGACGTTCCTTTACTGTGATAGGTTATAAAACGATTCCTAACACAAGTGACGTATCTCTACCGGACACGTGCTCTTCGGGCCacacgttttatgatacaagaccagcaaaatgatcaatgtgtaattttacatatcttacatttttttcaaatgaaatattgtttttattaaacgtttaaaacctcaggcaacatttatttcatctgatttcagttttacaaatatatatctataatacatATCTGTATAAATTACGGTCTGGTTATATCAAACAGGAACCGACACTCGCTAGGGAAAACTGcccaaaaattgaatcgtaaaaaccaatatgaaagacaacaaatttctcgttctgcggaacaaatagaaatgagcagagtatctttatctttatctgaGACATTCAAAGCGTATCACGCATACGCTAAACCTGAAGAAAACTTTCTTGTCTTCCATGttcatttttccctttccATTTCCGAAcggtttcttctatatttatttatatgttcgtGATTGATGCTATTGACAACATACAACTAAGGGGAAATACGAATAGTAATAGATAgatgtataattcattatgcaattttatagaattaaatcttatttatcttcagatataaaaactatatttaccAGCTGAAACACTAACGCATAtgcagtataatataatctacttaacaatctcgttttagttataatatgtgattaattcttttgctatttcgCTATAAACAGTTTCTTgtgcatacaatatttttttatagtattctaatatattgttagatattgtaaagaaagtaaagtacagttattgaagtttgggaacattcaatgttaaccttgcttcaaaaaataatctttcgaaTGTATGGGGAAtagatttttagtattatagttggtataatgtcatcattgtttacaatgtgttagagttaaagaaatgagacaaattaatatttcagaagcaacttcaatatttaaatgatgttattttaaaatggcagatgatatgaatgttctttttatacgaggaaatggaaacgtatgtatggtaatggaaacgtaatggttttaacattattttagtacaagatcttagcataatagtaattaacaGTATCCACTACCTTTTagtcaatttttgaaaaatgacatatatgataatttgcaatagtttgataataaaatacttgtatcaatattaataacgtataatttgcTATCTCAAAAAGATACAGACTCAGCCAATGATAATGTTTGGGATGATAGTGCATTAATAGAAGCATATGATAAAGCAATATATTTagcaaaagaagaagttaTCAAGCGAATGGGAATGGATGTTGGAAATTCTCAACCGAAAGAAAACCTACAAAATCTTAAGCAGCCTAAACACGCAAGTAAATTACACAAGGTTGTgattttgatagaatattacaaatttgatacagaatattattaaatatattgattaagaagcaaattattttattttgctatttacttatatttatttgtatacacaTCTTCTCTCTATAGAAATGGATCATAGGAGCACCTTATCGTGCAATATACTCAGAGGATGGAGAAACTTATGAagctataatatcaaaaatttacgaaaacaatggcacgtgttgaagtggttaccacttctaagaaaactctacatctggtcttttttagttttctcaagcactgaagccatcgacagcgtgtagacaaaagactgcgacgaagtcaggccataaacagtagacaggcgacgttggcttcggggtttttcagttattaggtaacacagctagcgtgcggatctggaccagctcaaattgtatttttacttattacacttctatttaaatatattttctaccttacaatttatccacgtgttttctctgtttacacaccgaataacctcaacaggttatgggcccagggctgtaaattgcaaggtagcaacgtgaaatgaataaattgttaaagtgttgtgcttagtaaaataagggatagtgctaaaatggaatcagcaagtgcgaaggtcgagatgttacgcggcgaagaaaattggctccagtggcgttttgttatgcgtacacttttggaggaagatgacgacctgatcaacgtgtgtgaagagaatttgtgtcatccaggtaacagcgcggagaaagaaatcgctcgtggaagatttttgaaagcagatcgattagcgagaaaattaatcgtgacctcagtaggaaagaaaccgttggatcttcttttatgttgcacgacagcacatgaaatgtggaaaaagctgaatacagtatatgacatgaagtcggatgagaatttaaatatggtccagaagcagttcttcgattttaaatgggaagaatctgaaaatgtctcttacaacctatcaaagttggaactcatagcggcgaagatgaaagtccttgggagtgaaattggcgagaaaatgctgataacacgcattttatcggtgttaccaaacaaattcgatcattttcacagtgcgtgggattccgcggaagaagaaaagaagaccttagacaggcttagtaccaggctgatgacggaagaaattagatggaagaaagacgaccaggaaacatcggtggcactggtaacaaaaggtaataattataaaagggaatagcagaagcagtcaagtaaacgtgaatacgaaaaacaaggaccaagttgctttaactgtggaaaagttggccatctaaagaaggattgctttagatgctttatatgcaaaaggaaaggccacaccagcaaaaactgttttaaaaataacaaaagaagcaacaatagagacaaccaggaacctagaaaccaaaatcgggatcacagcggaattggtctattaggaagtacctcagcgatacaaacggcaaacgctgatgtttggataatcgactca from Bombus huntii isolate Logan2020A unplaced genomic scaffold, iyBomHunt1.1 ctg00000067.1, whole genome shotgun sequence includes:
- the LOC126876214 gene encoding adrenodoxin-like protein 2, mitochondrial, which encodes MALVNQLQKFSRSILGIASNYSKYTSNTTLPFLQATRGISTTQPLSEKQEVNITFVKASGERIKAKGKVGDTILDIVVNNEIDLGGYGACEGTLTCSTCHLIFSKEVYDALPDKPTDEELDMLDLAYELTDTLVHNNQYQIIHIINSITF
- the LOC126876200 gene encoding uncharacterized protein LOC126876200; the protein is MESASAKVEMLRGEENWLQWRFVMRTLLEEDDDLINVCEENLCHPGNSAEKEIARGRFLKADRLARKLIVTSVGKKPLDLLLCCTTAHEMWKKLNTVYDMKSDENLNMVQKQFFDFKWEESENVSYNLSKLELIAAKMKVLGSEIGEKMLITRILSVLPNKFDHFHSAWDSAEEEKKTLDRLSTRLMTEEIRWKKDDQETSVALVTKGNNYKRE